One part of the Mangrovibacillus cuniculi genome encodes these proteins:
- the purN gene encoding phosphoribosylglycinamide formyltransferase, which yields MKRLAIFASGNGSNAQAMIEASRQEKWEEQVVLVVCDQPSAYVIERARSLHVPVLAISPILFSTKQEYETCILQTLHSLQVDALILAGYMRLIGPTILHSYEGKIVNVHPSLLPYYPGLQAIERAFEAGEEELGISIHLVDEGMDTGPILQQVSVPRTEGMTLVEMQKAIQAVEHEWYPKTVRSWLDDQKNRGGTKHEKASVN from the coding sequence ATGAAACGGTTAGCGATTTTTGCATCAGGAAATGGATCCAATGCACAAGCAATGATTGAAGCGAGTCGTCAAGAAAAGTGGGAAGAGCAAGTGGTCTTAGTGGTTTGTGACCAACCAAGTGCTTATGTCATAGAAAGAGCCCGCTCTCTGCACGTGCCTGTCTTGGCGATCAGTCCCATTTTGTTCTCTACCAAGCAGGAGTATGAAACGTGTATCCTTCAAACACTCCACTCCTTACAAGTGGATGCACTGATTTTAGCGGGATATATGAGGTTAATTGGTCCAACCATCTTGCATTCTTATGAGGGGAAAATAGTGAATGTCCATCCATCGTTACTGCCTTACTACCCTGGTTTACAGGCGATTGAACGAGCGTTTGAAGCTGGTGAAGAGGAACTTGGCATCAGTATTCATTTAGTGGATGAAGGGATGGACACAGGACCGATATTGCAACAGGTTTCCGTTCCGAGGACAGAGGGAATGACATTAGTAGAGATGCAAAAAGCTATTCAAGCTGTCGAACATGAATGGTATCCGAAAACCGTACGATCATGGCTAGATGACCAGAAGAACAGAGGAGGAACAAAGCATGAAAAAGCGAGCGTTAATTAG
- the purH gene encoding bifunctional phosphoribosylaminoimidazolecarboxamide formyltransferase/IMP cyclohydrolase, which translates to MKKRALISVSDKAGVVELAQALVEQGIEIVSTGGTKTMLQQFDVPVIGVEEVTGAKEMLEGRVKTLHPNIHGGLLAKRDRADHMETLKERGISPFDFVIVNLYPFQQTIANPTVTEADAIENIDIGGPTMLRAAAKNFASITVVVDPRDYDKVVEEVKGAVEVSLETRKALAAKVFRHTAAYDAYIANYFTELVGEENPERFTVTYERKQSLRYGENPHQAATFYANPLGSAFSIAHARQHHGKELSFNNIRDADAALQIVKEFEKPAAVAVKHMNPCGVGVGETLVEAYERAYAADPVSIFGGIVALNRIVDKDVAMQLHEIFLEIVIAPAFTDEALEILTQKKNIRLLTIPFEGEKKSEYWLTSVEGGLLVQEQDEKRLDLQNVTVPTKRQPTEEEWNAVELAWNVVKHVKSNAIVLATHEKTVGIGAGQMNRVGAAKIAIEQAGELAEGAAMASDAFFPMNDTVEAAAKAGIKVIIQPGGSIKDQDSIDMADQYGIAMIMTGVRHFKH; encoded by the coding sequence ATGAAAAAGCGAGCGTTAATTAGTGTATCAGACAAAGCAGGAGTGGTGGAGTTAGCTCAAGCATTAGTGGAACAAGGTATAGAAATCGTTTCAACTGGTGGAACGAAAACAATGCTTCAGCAATTTGACGTTCCAGTGATCGGTGTAGAAGAGGTGACTGGTGCGAAAGAAATGCTAGAAGGAAGAGTGAAGACACTTCATCCGAACATTCACGGTGGACTACTAGCAAAAAGAGACCGTGCAGACCACATGGAAACACTAAAAGAACGTGGCATTTCACCATTCGACTTTGTCATCGTTAACCTTTATCCGTTCCAACAAACCATAGCAAACCCAACGGTTACAGAGGCAGATGCAATCGAGAATATTGATATCGGTGGACCGACAATGCTTCGTGCAGCAGCAAAGAACTTTGCTTCGATCACAGTAGTAGTGGACCCACGTGATTACGATAAAGTCGTGGAAGAAGTAAAAGGTGCTGTAGAAGTTTCATTAGAGACGCGTAAAGCTCTAGCAGCAAAAGTATTTAGACATACAGCAGCATACGATGCGTATATTGCAAATTACTTTACAGAGCTAGTGGGAGAAGAGAACCCAGAACGTTTCACCGTTACATATGAACGAAAACAATCGTTACGTTACGGAGAAAATCCTCACCAAGCAGCGACATTCTATGCGAATCCACTTGGATCTGCATTCTCGATCGCACATGCAAGGCAACATCATGGGAAAGAGCTATCGTTTAACAATATTCGCGATGCAGACGCAGCTCTTCAAATTGTAAAAGAATTTGAGAAACCAGCTGCTGTTGCAGTGAAACATATGAACCCTTGTGGTGTCGGTGTGGGAGAAACACTGGTAGAAGCTTACGAACGTGCATACGCTGCGGATCCTGTTTCCATCTTTGGCGGAATCGTTGCGCTTAACCGCATAGTAGATAAGGATGTGGCAATGCAATTACACGAGATCTTCTTGGAGATTGTTATTGCACCAGCCTTTACAGATGAAGCATTAGAAATCTTGACGCAAAAGAAAAATATCCGTCTACTGACCATTCCGTTTGAAGGAGAGAAAAAGTCTGAGTACTGGTTAACATCTGTAGAAGGTGGATTACTAGTACAAGAGCAAGATGAAAAGAGACTGGACCTTCAAAACGTAACAGTGCCGACAAAACGTCAGCCTACGGAAGAGGAGTGGAATGCTGTAGAACTTGCATGGAATGTAGTGAAGCACGTGAAATCCAATGCAATTGTACTAGCAACACATGAGAAGACAGTGGGAATTGGTGCGGGACAGATGAACCGTGTAGGTGCAGCGAAAATCGCTATCGAACAAGCTGGTGAATTAGCAGAAGGTGCAGCGATGGCATCGGATGCGTTCTTCCCAATGAATGATACAGTGGAAGCGGCTGCGAAAGCAGGGATTAAAGTCATTATTCAGCCAGGTGGTTCCATCAAGGATCAAGATAGCATCGACATGGCAGATCAATACGGTATTGCCATGATCATGACTGGAGTACGACATTTTAAACATTAA